The genomic stretch CCGGCTACATCAAGAGCCGCTTCCCGACGATCTACGCGCGCTGCCTCGAGTTCGGCATCGACATGACCAAGGAGATGATCCCCGTCGCCCCGGCGGCCCATTACATGTGCGGCGGCATCCGCACCGATACGTTCGGCCGCACGTCGGTCCCGGGATTGTTTGCGCTTGGCGAGTGCGCCTGCACGGGCGTGCACGGCGCCAACCGGCTCGCGAGCAACTCGCTCTCGGAATCGCTCGTCTTCGGCACGCGCGCCATCGCCAAGGCGGCGGCTTACGCCGAGGGCGTCAAGGCGCCTTCGCTGCGGGCGATCGCAACACCGCTGGTGCGGCCCGCGCCGACCGTGAGCCGGCGCAACCGCAACCTGAGGCGCCTCATGTGGCGCCGCGTCGGCATCGTACGCACCGAGGCCGGCCTCGACGAGGCAGTCCGCCTGCTCAAGGTCAAGGCCCGCTACGCTGAGAAGCAGGCGCGCGCCGGCATGAATGTCCCCGTGCTCGAGCTGCGCAACCTGGCCACTGTCGGCCTGCTCGTGGCGCGCGCGGCCCGTTGGCGCACCGAAAGCCGCGGCACCCACTTTGTGGCCGAGCACCCGAAAGAGGACCGCACCTTCCTCAAGCACTACACCATGCAGCGCGAGGCGTGATCCCTCGCCCCGAATCGGCCCGCAGCAGCCGACGAGCGTGGTGTGAGGAGAGGGCAGATGGCGAAGCTGGCAATCAGCGGCGGCAAGCCTGTCCGCAAGCACGCCGACACGCCTTGGCCGGCGCGCGGCAGACGTGAGGCCGATGCAGTGGCCCGGGTCGCGTTGAGCGGCACCTGGTCGTTCAATGGACCCAACGAGCTCGAGTTCGCCGAGCGCTGGGCCGCCTACCAGGACGCGAAGTACGGCCTGCTCGTCGCCAACGG from Verrucomicrobiota bacterium encodes the following:
- a CDS encoding FAD-binding protein, with the translated sequence GYIKSRFPTIYARCLEFGIDMTKEMIPVAPAAHYMCGGIRTDTFGRTSVPGLFALGECACTGVHGANRLASNSLSESLVFGTRAIAKAAAYAEGVKAPSLRAIATPLVRPAPTVSRRNRNLRRLMWRRVGIVRTEAGLDEAVRLLKVKARYAEKQARAGMNVPVLELRNLATVGLLVARAARWRTESRGTHFVAEHPKEDRTFLKHYTMQREA